Part of the Rhizobium tropici CIAT 899 genome, TCCGGTTCTCGTGGGCGAAGCCTATAACTGGCAGAACCAGAACCAGAATTACAGCGTCGCGGCCGCCTATGCGGTTCTGATCATGGTCATCTCGCTCGCCGCAACCCTCGTCTATCTCAAGGCCTTCAAGGTCGACCCGGAGCGCCTGCCATGAGCACACAAGCCATCAGTTCCGAAGCAGCCGCCACCGCCAATCCCGCAAGCTTCGTTTCATCGCGCCGCTGGTTGCTCTGGAGCGGTATCGCCGCGCTTTGCGCCTGGGTTCTGGTGCCGATCTATCTCGTGGCGCTAGGCGCATTCGGCGGGCGACAGGGCGTCTACATCTGGCCGAAGACCGGCCTGCCGACCGGCATCTCGCTCGAACCCTTCATCCTCTTCCTGCAGACGGAAGGGGTCGTCCGCTCCTTCCTCAATTCGCTGGGCGCCGCAGGCATCACGGTCGCCCTCTCCATCCTGCTCGGGGCGCCCGCGGGCTATGCGCTCGCCCGCTACAATTTTCCGGGCAAGGACAGCTACCGGCTGCTGGTCCTGCTGACGCGTGCCTTCCCGCTGGCGATCCTGGCGCTGCCGCTCACCGTCTCCTTCATCCGGCTCGGCCTTTACGATACGATCGTCGGCGTCGGCCTGATCCATACGGTCCTGGCGCTCCCCTTCGCTGCTCTGGTGACCCAGGGCATTTTCCTCGGCGTCCCGAAAGAGCTGGAAGAAGCCGCATGGGTTTTCGGCTGCACCCGCATCCAGGCCTTTTTCAAGGTCGTGGCGCCGCTCGCCTTGCCGGGCATCGTCGCAACGGCCGTCTTTGCGTTCGTCATCTCGTGGAACGAAGTCTTCGCCGCCTCGGTGCTGACGGTGCGCAACCGCACACTGACGGCCTATCTGCTGACAGTGCTTTCTGAAAGCCCGATGCATTACCGCTTCGCCGGCGGCCTGATGCTCATCCTTCCCTCGGTTGTCTTCATCTTCGCGGTCAGGCGCTACCTTTTCGCGATCTGGGGCATTTCCTCCAAATAACGGGACCAATTCCATGGCCAATATTGTCATCGACCGTGTCCGCAAGAGTTTCGGGGCATTCCAGGCCCTGAAAGAGGTCTCGCTGACGATCAACGACGGTGAATTCGTCTCGCTTCTCGGCCCGTCCGGCTGCGGCAAGACCACGCTCCTGCGCATCATCGCCGGTCTCGAAACCGCATCCGGCGGCGATGTCCGCATCGGCGACAAGTCGGTCCTCGGGCTCGCTCCCAGGGATCGCGGGCTCGCGATGGTCTTCCAAAACTACGCGGTCTTCCCGCATATGACGGTGTACGAAAACGTCGCCTTCGGGCTACGCATGCAGAAGGCAGACGAGGCGCGCATCAAGGCGCAGGTCGAAAAGGCCGCCGGCCTGCTGCATATCGAACAGTATCTCGACCGTTATCCGAACAAGCTTTCGGGCGGCCAGCGCCAGCGCGTCGCCGTTGCCCGCGCGCTTGCCGTCGAGCCCAAGGTACTCCTCATGGACGAACCGCTCTCCAACCTCGATGCGCTGCTTCGCCTCGAAATGCGCACCGAACTCAAGACGGTGCTGCAATCGGCCGGCACGACGACGATCTACGTCACGCATGACCAGACGGAGGCGATGGGCCTTTCCGACCGCATCGCCGTCATGCACGGAGGGATCGTCGAGCAGGTCGGTTCTCCGGTCGATGTCTACAATCATCCCGCAACGCGCTTCGTCGGTGGGTTCATCGGCAATCCGCCGATGAACTTCATCAAGGTACCCGTCCTGAACGGCCAGGTCTCTGCCGGTATCGAGCAACTGAATGCACCGCAGGAAGCCGGCAGGGAGATCATCCTCGGCCTGCGCGGCGAGGCGGTCGAGCTTGCGGGCCTGCCGGAGGGCCTCGAAATGAAAGTGCGGGTCGCCGAACCGATGGGCTCGCACCTGCTCCTGACCGGCTCGATCCACGATCAGCCCGTGCGCGTCATTCTGCCTGCCTCCGAAACCGTTGGGAGCGGCGATACGATCGGCCTGAAGCTCGATCGCAAGCGCATCACCTGGCTTTCGCCCGAAAGCGGCCAATCCTTTCCGGCCGTGATGGCCTAGGGGCGTCCCACCCCAATACCGGAGTACCGACATGAACCTGCATATCGATCAAGCCAAGCGTATTCTCGTCGCCAACGACCGCGGCGGCTATACGGTGCCGACGGACCGGCTCTATCCCTTCCAGTGGAACTGGGATTCCGCCTTCGTCGCCATGGGCTTCGCGCTCTACGATACGGACCGCGCCTATCGCGAACTGGAGCGGTTGATCGAGGGCCAGTGGGCGGACGGAATGATCCCGCATATCGTCTTCCACCAGCCGAGCGATACCTATTTTCCAGGCCCGAGCGTCTGGCGTACCCGCCATACGATCCCGACCTCCGGCATCACCCAGCCGCCCGTTTTCGCCATCGCGCTCCGCAAGCTGCACGAAGCCTCCGGGGACAAGACCCGCACCCTGCCGCTCTATGAGGCGGCCCTGAAATGGCATCGCTGGTGGTATGCGGCTCGCGACCGTGAAGGGACCGGCCTCGTTGCCCTGCTTCATCCCTGGGAAAGCGGCAGCGACAATTCTCCCGCATGGGACGTCGCGCTCGCACGCGTTCCCACCACCACCGACACGCCGGTCGTACGCAAGGATACCGGCCACGTGAACGCTTTGATGCGTCCCCGCAACGAGGACTATCAGCGCTTCATCCACCTGGTTGATACCTATGCCGCCTGCGGCTGGGAGCCCGCCAGACAGTGGGCGAAGGCCCCCTTCAAGGTCGCCGAGATCCAGACCACCGCGATCCTGCTCAAGGCCGGCGAAGACCTCGAAGCGCTCGCCCGCGAATTCGGCCGCCTGGAAGACGCGTCCGAGATCGCCGCGCTCAATGAAAAAACTCGTAACGCGATCCTCGCCCAGTGGCGACCCGATCTATCGCGTTTCGTATCACGCGATCTCGTTTCGGGCTGGGATATCGAGGCACCGACACAGGCGGGCTTCATCCCGCTTCTGTCGCTCGATCTCGACCAGGCGGTCGTCGGCGCTCTCGTCGATGAAATGAAGGCATGGTCCAAGGGGATGAAAGTCGCCTTCCCGACAGTAAAGCCCGGCATCGCCAGCTGGGAGCCGAAACGCTA contains:
- a CDS encoding carbohydrate ABC transporter permease, which translates into the protein MSTQAISSEAAATANPASFVSSRRWLLWSGIAALCAWVLVPIYLVALGAFGGRQGVYIWPKTGLPTGISLEPFILFLQTEGVVRSFLNSLGAAGITVALSILLGAPAGYALARYNFPGKDSYRLLVLLTRAFPLAILALPLTVSFIRLGLYDTIVGVGLIHTVLALPFAALVTQGIFLGVPKELEEAAWVFGCTRIQAFFKVVAPLALPGIVATAVFAFVISWNEVFAASVLTVRNRTLTAYLLTVLSESPMHYRFAGGLMLILPSVVFIFAVRRYLFAIWGISSK
- a CDS encoding ABC transporter ATP-binding protein; translated protein: MANIVIDRVRKSFGAFQALKEVSLTINDGEFVSLLGPSGCGKTTLLRIIAGLETASGGDVRIGDKSVLGLAPRDRGLAMVFQNYAVFPHMTVYENVAFGLRMQKADEARIKAQVEKAAGLLHIEQYLDRYPNKLSGGQRQRVAVARALAVEPKVLLMDEPLSNLDALLRLEMRTELKTVLQSAGTTTIYVTHDQTEAMGLSDRIAVMHGGIVEQVGSPVDVYNHPATRFVGGFIGNPPMNFIKVPVLNGQVSAGIEQLNAPQEAGREIILGLRGEAVELAGLPEGLEMKVRVAEPMGSHLLLTGSIHDQPVRVILPASETVGSGDTIGLKLDRKRITWLSPESGQSFPAVMA
- a CDS encoding MGH1-like glycoside hydrolase domain-containing protein; protein product: MNLHIDQAKRILVANDRGGYTVPTDRLYPFQWNWDSAFVAMGFALYDTDRAYRELERLIEGQWADGMIPHIVFHQPSDTYFPGPSVWRTRHTIPTSGITQPPVFAIALRKLHEASGDKTRTLPLYEAALKWHRWWYAARDREGTGLVALLHPWESGSDNSPAWDVALARVPTTTDTPVVRKDTGHVNALMRPRNEDYQRFIHLVDTYAACGWEPARQWAKAPFKVAEIQTTAILLKAGEDLEALAREFGRLEDASEIAALNEKTRNAILAQWRPDLSRFVSRDLVSGWDIEAPTQAGFIPLLSLDLDQAVVGALVDEMKAWSKGMKVAFPTVKPGIASWEPKRYWRGPAWAIINWLLIDGLKRNGRVDDAEKLRKSTIMAIEAEGFAEYFDPVTGEGCGGLGFSWTAAAYMWLAAS